The region AATTGCTATTTATGAATAGGGATTGAAGTTATATTGCAAGTTGAGATTATATAGTGAAATTGAATGAACTGGCTTGGACCATTTCAGCCAAAACACGATGGATTTCAAGCCATGTCTGTTCGCACCATATGCatgaatattattatattatcagCAACTGGCTCAAATATAGAAAACAAAGGAGTCTTTGAAAGGACTCAGTCATGGTAGTGAAGAATCTTTAAGAGAAAAAATGTAGAGAGGCAAGCATATAAAACAAGGATGGTTCATTATTCCGTTGTACCCCTAAATCAACGCCCAAATAAATAAAACACTCAAAGGCGGCATCTCAGTTACAGGTTAAACTATGATTGGATAAATACAAACTAATGGGGTGAATAATAGTCCAACACTGGATGTCAACATATATTGAGACTCACATGAGAAACCGGCCATCTTTGTCCCTCTTGATTTGTATATATAGGCAGAGTAAGGAAGCTTCGGAAACACAAGAAAAACAACTAAATATTCTTATAACTTGATAGAGAAGAGCCATTTCCCATCCAAGATGGATATGAGTTACTTCATCTGTTTCATTTTCCTGTTCAACTTTCATTCCTTTATTGTTCGAGGGAGTAAATTTTCttctgcaaaagagattgaaaagaaTAAGTTGCAGGCTTACGTTGTCTGAGTTGAGCAGCCTGATGTAGGAATTCTTGGACAAGCAGACAATCTGGATGTAGGAAGCTGGCACAAATCTTTTCTTCCATTGCATACTGCAAGCTCAGATACGCAGCCAAGGATGGTTTATTCGTACAAAACAGTCATCAGCGGCTTTGCAGCTAGACTGACAGAGGAGGAAGTGCAGGCCATGAGAACGAAAAAGGGGTTTATCTCAGCACATCCTCAAAGGATACTGCGTAAACAGACAACACACACTCCTCGCTTCTTGGGGCTGCAACAGGAACTGGGAATTTGGAAagaatcaaattttggaaaaggTGTGATAATTGGCGTGCTGGATGGTGGAGTTTTGCTTGACCATCCTTCATTCGGTGATGAAGGAATGCCACCTCCACCggaaaaatggaaaggaaaatgtGAATTTACAGCCTGCAACAACAAAATAATTGGTGGAAGGTCCTTCAATATTGATGGAAATATGACCAAGGGAAAGGGGGTTGAGCCACCTAATGATGAAGATGGACATGGGACTCACACAGCTAGCACTGCTGCAGGTCGGTTTGTAAACTATGCTGATGTGCTGGGAAATGCCAAGGGTATGGCCGCAGGGATGGCACCACTTGCTCACCTGGCAATTTATAAAGTATGCTTCGGAGAAGACTGTGCAGAGAGCAACATACTAGCTGCGTTAGATGCTGCTATTGAGGAAGGTGTCGATGTGCTTTCACTTTCTCTCGGGGAAGGAGTTCCCTTTTTCCAGGACAGCATAGCCATTGGCGGATTTGCAGCAATGAAGAATGGAATATTTGTTAGTTGCTCAGATGGAAATTCTGGCCCCTTCCAACACCACATTATCAAATGAAGCCCCATGGCTTCTCACAGTGGGAGCAAGCACCATAGGTCGAAAAATCGTAGCCACGGCAAAGCTTGGAAATGGAGAAGAATTTGATGGAGAATCCATTTTCCAACCCAATGACTTTCCTTCCAAGCTGTTGCAACTTGTTTATGCCGGCATGAATGGTAAACAAGAGTCTGCATTGTGCGGCGAGGGAACATTGAAAGGTATAGATGTCAAAGGCAAGGTGGTTTTATGTGAAAGAGGAGGTGGAATAGCAAGAATTGCTAAAGGACAGGAAGTGAAAAATGCTGGTGGTGCTGCTATGATTCTTATGAATCAAGAAACCGATGGCTTCAGTGTTTCAGCCGATGTTCATGTTCTTCCAACAACCCATGTAAGCTATTGTGCTGGGTTGAAGATAAAAGCTTATTTAAATTCAACAGCAGCACCTACAGCGACAATCTTATTTAGAGGAACGTCTTAGGAGACCTGTCATCTCCCTCTGTTGCTTCCTTTTCGTCAAGAGGCCCCAGCCTGGCGAGCCTGGCATCCTGAAACCGGACATTATAGGCCCTGGCGTGAATATTCTGGCAGCATGGTCATTTCCTCTTGACAATAACATTAACTCAAAATCCACTTTCAATATAATGTCTGGCACATCAATGTCATGCCCTCATCTCAGTGGCATTGCAGCCTTACTCAAGAGCTCTCATCCTACTTGGTCACCAGCTGCCATTAAATCTGCTATGATGACTTCTACTGACCTATTCAATATCGGAGGCAAACTCATTGTCGATGAAACACTTCAACCTGCCGATGTGTTTGCTACCGGTGCTGGCCACGTTAATCCATCCAGGGCAGATAAACTAGGATTGATTTATGATATCCAACCAGATGATTTATATTCCTTATCTTTGTGGTTTGGGCTACAAAGATGAGGAAGTTGGTATAATTGCACATAGATCAGTCAAGTGCTCAGAAAAACCAAGTATACCGGAAGGAGAGCTAAACTATCCTTCATTTTCCATCAAACTTGGACCATCTCAGACATACACAAGGACTGTGACAAATGTTGGTGAGGCAAATTCAGCCTATGAAGTTAAGGTTTGGGCCCCAAAAGGGGTTGATGTGATTGTGAAGCCTAGTACACTATACTTCACAGAGCTAAACCAGAAGGCAACTTACTCGGTAACATTTACTCGAGTTGATTCAACTTATAAAACAGGTGAATACACTCAAGGGTTCATCAAATGGGAGTCTGCTAAATACTCTGTTAGGAGCCCAATCGCAGTAATGTTTGAGTAAGACATAAAAGCAAGCAATCAAATGTATTCTCATAGAAATCTACAGCTACTACAAGATGCTATTGCAGTCTTGTAATATCTTAATATTTCTCTAATTTTATTCAACAGGTTCTTCCGTTTGCAAAACAAGCAAATTAAGTCCATTGCAAGTGAAAAGTAGATTTGGCCCCTCACTTTATTCCTAATGgttataaaacaataaaattatcaaatagaACTGGCCAACATGAACTTATAACAGTTGCTGAAGAAGATTTTGAAGGATAAGTGGGCATTAAGTTGAAGTTTTTCTTTCTGGATTCATATTTTAATCGTCAACTACTgcaaatttatcctaaatattccAAATCTTAATCCCAAGACCGAAGATTTTAATAACGAAATTTCTCATACCAAACATACTATAAAGAAATACACCTACATCTTAATCCTGGAAATCACATGATCTTAACTAACAACGCCATCAAGCATTCTTACTCTTCAAATTCTTGTACTAGTTTTCTTGCCAATCCCATCCGACCATCTAAAACTCTTTAACCATTCATACATAATCCATCGATCGAAGTTCTATAGtcataaaaagtaaaattttaaattcacttGTTTGTTTGACTTCGCTTTGTTttcaaacttttcataattttatttcttttttaactaaaaaaaaatttatctatttttcgttaaagcttatatatgtttttttcttcaactttccATGTTAATCTAACCAAAAAAATCAACCGTTTATTATTTCTATAtgttttttcttcaattttcttttgaaatacaCATTCAATAAATGCTTTCAACTTATATCCTAacatgaatataaaaaaataatcctTTAAAAAGCTTttcaaatacatgaaaatctTGAAATTCACATGAAACACATACCTAAGTTCGAGTTCAAATAGCATAGTAACAAAGAAtatcatgaaaataaaaaggattataAATCAAATTCGAATTTTGGAATTAATAAATCTAGTGTTATAGCATAAGTCAAAACTCAGGTTCTTGTTCTTCCCATAATAGAAAAAGGGTAATGCAACTACTCTTTATCTATTAGGCgtgtgtgtgtgagagagagagagaaagggaGAGAGGGAGGATGTTAAAAGTTGGGGCATGACATTGCCATTGATTTCTGTACAAATTTGCAAGTTGCCCCTTGTAAAAATACTACAATCAGTTCATAGAATAGAGTACATAAATGTGTACAGCATGACAAAATTATGTGTCTAAATTGTATCTCAATTCTCAAGTATCGTATTCAATTAACAATTTTTACTTACACTTAATAACCACCTTGAGGTAAATTTGAGCTCCACCAGATGATAATGGACAGGAGAAAAAAAACCACGATCTCTCAAGCACTGGAGCTGGAAACAATCTAGGACGAGTTATGTGTCCTCTTACGAGAATGGCGCCGGTCGGTTACCAAACTTGAGTTTCTGCAAATACATGAAGCTAAGCAAGTAAAgataaaatcaaattgaaatattCAGTACTAAATTTGAATTACTCACGAATCATCTCCATGCTTTCCACTTGTTGACTCTTGTACTGTCGGAGATGGTATCATCACCTACCAAAGATacattactatattaaaaacaTGAGGTTCAGCATGTATGCCTGTGCTTGTGCCACACTGCTAGACCAAGCTACAGTGTATAACAAGTCAAATTTCCTAACTCCCATGGGGCAGATAAAACTAAGTCCATCCATTCATTCAGtttcttttcctttattattGTTACTTCTCTGGTCATGGGAGTAAGTTCagcattaaaaaaaaattaaaaaccaatcaGAGAAACATGCACAGATATTCATTCGCTGCTCCTAGGGCAATAAAGGGTACAGGCCGAAGGCCAGACTTGGATGAAAGAATTTCTATGAGTACACATTTTCTTTTCATACAGAGATGAGCTACTTGTCTGCCTGCTAGTGTTTCATAACTCTAAGACAATAGGCCAAACTATCCCAAATAGGAACCCCGGACATCTTGGCAGATGCAATTAGCCGGTGGTAGCATGTCATAAAAATAAGcaacttctattaaattatttacacaaTTAATTGACCAGGAAGCTGATACAGTACTGCATTGCATTGACAGGTACAGGTAACAGATATAGTATACAAATAACCAGTCAGAGTTATTAATAGAAAGTACACTGACAGGGCGGCATAGTTGTTTGCTGGTTCTGCCATGGGCTTCTAGGTACTCTTCATATGTCTGCAACCATAATGAGGAGTAAGACATttagggaaaaaaagaagaagaaaaggttaAGATATAACTGAGCAAGACTATTctgagagagaaagagaggggGGTTCTTTTGTTGATAAAGCAGAAACTGCGGCACTTCATCTGCAGATTGGTCATGCATCGGCCAAAAGTTTAATAAAGTGTGCCAATCTTTATGTCCACAGTTGATCAGGGAAAAACAACACATTGAGCACATGAAACATGTGGCAGGATTCACTGCGCTGAATTCTTTGTAAAGAAAGAGAAGTGGAAAGTTAGGGCGAAAGGGCTCTTGGTAAATACTAACCTGAGAAATCTAGCTTCTCTGATTAATCACATTATATATGACCACAAGGAACATATCCGCTTAGCAAAAGAGCATATAAATTAAACTTCAACAGAATATAAAACAGAGCTTAGACAGGTTCCCAATACCATTTCAAGGAAATCATCCTCAGTCAAGGTACTAGCAAGTGGGCTTTCTGCACATAAACCCCAAGCATCAAATTGAGTAGACATATCATGGTTTATTTGTAGATTGGTGAGATTTCTGTTGATGCGAGAATTTTTCATACTTGCAACCTTTGATGCTCCCATACTGGTAGGAAAATACTCAGTAGCCAAAGTATGCGGATGTGTTAAATGGAATCTATTTGGGTCAGCCTGATGTTGATAGAGGAAGGGATTGTAAGGCATGGGTGTACCAGGCCAAGGCACATGCAGCGGAGGCACACTATAATCTTGATCTCCTAAAGAATATGGAGGTTCTAGGCAAGGCCTCTTTGAAGCTAGATCATCCCTGGTATAACCATTCCAGCGTGAGTTCACAAAATCCAACAAGGCTCATGATT is a window of Gossypium hirsutum isolate 1008001.06 chromosome D08, Gossypium_hirsutum_v2.1, whole genome shotgun sequence DNA encoding:
- the LOC107930040 gene encoding LOW QUALITY PROTEIN: subtilisin-like protease 4 (The sequence of the model RefSeq protein was modified relative to this genomic sequence to represent the inferred CDS: inserted 2 bases in 2 codons; deleted 2 bases in 2 codons) → VEQPDVGILGQADNLDVGSWHKSFLPLHTASSDTQPRMVYSYKTVISGFAARLTEEEVQAMRTKKGFISAHPQRILRKQTTHTPRFLGLQQELGIWKESNFGKGVIIGVLDGGVLLDHPSFGDEGMPPPPEKWKGKCEFTACNNKIIGGRSFNIDGNMTKGKGVEPPNDEDGHGTHTASTAAGRFVNYADVLGNAKGMAAGMAPLAHLAIYKVCFGEDCAESNILAALDAAIEEGVDVLSLSLGEGVPFFQDSIAIGGFAAMKNGIFVSCSDGNSGPFQTTLSNEAPWLLTVGASTIGRKIVATAKLGNGEEFDGESIFQPNDFPSKLLQLVYAGMNGKQESALCGEGTLKGIDVKGKVVLCERGGGIARIAKGQEVKNAGGAAMILMNQETDGFSVSADVHVLPTTHVSYCAGLKIKAYLNSTAAPTATILFRGTXLGDLSSPSVASFSSRGPSXGEPGILKPDIIGPGVNILAAWSFPLDNNINSKSTFNIMSGTSMSCPHLSGIAALLKSSHPTWSPAAIKSAMMTSTDLFNIGGKLIVDETLQPADVFATGAGHVNPSRADKLGLIYDIQPDDYIPYLCGLGYKDEEVGIIAHRSVKCSEKPSIPEGELNYPSFSIKLGPSQTYTRTVTNVGEANSAYEVKVWAPKGVDVIVKPSTLYFTELNQKATYSVTFTRVDSTYKTGEYTQGFIKWESAKYSVRSPIAVMFE